acgtgtatgtaaatatatagggtacactatatatgtatgtacatatatgtacatacatgtacgtgtatgtacatatatagggtacatacatatatatgtatgtacatatatattgtgtatatgtgtgtacactatatatgtacatacgtgtatgtaaatatatagggtacatacatatatatgtaaatatatagggtacatacatatatatgtacatatatagtgTACATATATAGTGGACATATATAGTGGACATGTGTGatttttacagaaaaacaacaatgtttttcaaaactttatttatacaaatcaAACGTCACATTGGTTGAATATTTCAGCTCAAAGGGCAGAAATGGTTTAGTTTGAAAAGGTTGGAATTATGGGATGTACATTTGTCTACATTACATATTCTGCGTTTCTGTGTGcagaattaaatattttcagattaaacttaaacttttctagataaaatgcaaatgtacacTTTTTTAATGCCATCATGTTTTTTTAGAAAGTTAACAGTGCCCCCTGTGGTCAAACCCTAACACTGCAcaccacataaacacacacacatttataatgtGACTGTCACACCTACacattctgtttctgttcatttaaaaagaaaaaacgtcAAAACTGAATTCATGAAAATCTGATTTGTTTGACATTAAATTCTCATCATGTGATCACTTTAGAGCCACATGTTCATTCTGTTTTAACACAACTTTATTGATCGATTGGTTTTTAAACAGACTGAACAGTGAAGAGTTGTGGACGTCAGGAAACAGCGTCTCTGACGTCACAGGTACTTCCTGTACGGCGACGCCTGGAAATATTCGCCTGGAGTTACGATCTTTACTCCGCCGAAATAATCCAGCACccacacctgaaacacagggGGAGGAGTTAACCTGTGATGACGTCATCACCAGCTGTGACAGTGTTTTCAAATCATCGTTATCGGAAAATAACAATGATCGTAATAAAGATTGTAATAATGATTGAAACAAACATCGTAACAAAGACTGTAATAATGTTCGTAACAAAGATCGTAATAATGATTGTAATAAAGATCATAACAATGATCGTAATAAAGATCATAACTAAGATCATAACAAAGATCGTAACAATTTTCTTAACAAAGATCATAACAATGATCGTAATTAAGATAGTAATAAAGATCGTAATAATGATTGAAACAAACATCGTAACAAAGACTGTAATAATGTTCGTAACAAAGACTGTAATAATGTTCGTAATAAAGATCATAACAATGATCGTAATAAAGATCGTAACAATTTTCTTAACAAAGATCATAACAATGATCGTAATTAAGATAGTAATAAAGATCGTAATAATGATTGAAACAAACATCGTAACAAAGACTGTAATAATGTTCGTAACAAAGATCGTAATAATGATCGTAAAAAAGATCACAACAATAATCATAACAAAGACCGTAACAAAGATCATAACAATGATCGTAATAAAGATCGTAATAaagatcataataataatcgtAATTAAGATTGTAATAATGATTGAAACAAACATCGTAACAAAGATCGCAGTGGTACCTGTGTGATGTTGAACTTGGAGAAGAACCAGTTATGATCCGTCGGCCAGTCGATCATCTCCGGGTGTCGACTGAACAGAGACTTCTTCGCAAACTCCGCCTCCGTCCCGTTCACCTGGACGacagcaggaagaggaagtgaagtCATGTGACTGCTCAgactacagctgtgtgtgtgtgtgtgtacctgcatgACAGATCCAGACAGGATGACGCGAGCGCACAGAGGACTCTGAGGGTCAAACCTGTGCTGACGACAGTAATCTGTTTGAGCGAGAGACATGGACAGAGACGCTGACGGGttcacctgcagggggcagcacgcgcacacacacacacacacacacacacacacagttttcagttTAATTTCCTTTTCAAAAATAACTGCTCACTCTGTAAAACTGTTTATCGAAGAGCGATGACGCAGCAgtcgtgcacgcacacacagtgacgCAGCAGTTTgtgcacgcgcgcgcgcacgcacacacacacacacacacagtgacgcAGCAGTTTgtgcacacgcgcgcacgcacacacacacacagtgacgcAGCAgtttgtgcatgcacacacacgctcactgaCTCTCACTGTTTAAGTCACATGACGTTTTTATCAGATGACCGCAGCTGTTCATGATGTAACTGTCACTAATGTCACTAATAACATGACTTACATCTCAAAGAATGTGATAAAAACTTACAGTAACATAATGTAACATAAATAACAGTATTCATTATAATCTAAATCATCAAGTTCTGGAGTGACTGGCAATATgcagctccccctggtggcacTTCAGAATACGAAAACAAAAATCGGACTGTGTTTGTGAGCTGAACGGGATTTTCAAGTTCTTCCAGCAGATTTATTTAAGAGCAGAATTATACAAATTCACTTCAATTCACTTATAAAAGTGACTGTTGTTCCTTAAATGCTCTGCTTTGTCAATGAGGTTCAGCAAAAACCAAACCTTTAGCAGAAAAGTGACTGAATTAAgataaaacttgacagaaagtCAAGGAAACTTCCCGGGTCAGTCCTACCTCCAGGTCCTGCACGGAGACCTCCATCCGGGTCAGGTACATGTACGGAACCCCGGAGCTGGAGCCCAGCGGGCCGTCACTCACTGAGAAGGCGTTGGAGAACGGCTGACCCGCCACCTGTTCGTGGCTGGAGATGGTGGCCATGGAGGCCCAGTCACACCGGTGCGAGATGAAGCGGGCGACCCGGGCCACCTGCTCGTGAGGCGGGATTCGGAGCCGCGAAAACTCCGAGGCAGAGGCGGAAGAGGCCCAGAGGAGGCCGAGGAGGAGAGAAGTCACAGGCCGCACAGCAGCGCTCATGGTCGGCCTCAGAAGAGCATAAACACTCGGTCAGAAGAACCAGGAGAGACGCGATATAAACAACCCACCTTTTCCGGTCTGAAGTTTCAAAATAAACGCCGACACCACTTCCGGCTTAAACGTCACCAATAATAGGCGTGACGAGTCCACGGGGAAGTGCTTTCTTGGTAACGCCGCGTAGGAATTTCAAAGCAAAAGCTGAATTGAAATGTTGAGAAAAAAACCTCAACAGGaagttattttagttttaagcAATTAcagaattacaaaataaaagctcaatcGTTAtcaataaacaagaaaaaaaactccaacaGGAAGTTATTTTGTGcaacacttcaaaacaaaagtcatttgTCCAACAAGAAGTTGATTCCGTTCTAATGAAAACAGTCGtactcccaacaggaagtcatcTTGGTAAACGTCACATACagcttttcaaagtaaaagtttcaCGATACTAGGCTTTCACTGTTCAgtcttcaaaataagagtcaaACTGATTTCTTTATTCgttaaaaaagtgatttatttagaaaaagaGCAGCAGAGTTACAGTAGAAGATGTCTGCAGCTGGTTTAATCAGTGGctccatgacctttgacctcacacATGTCACACAGATTGTCCTTGATGATAAAGTTGCCCCGGCAATCGTCACTGCCGCACAGACacgccacttcctgtttctgcaGCGAGGACGTTAAAGCGTTGTCACAGTAGTTCCACGTTAACTCAGAACCGGCTTTcaccacgctgcacacaggaaacacacatcaacacacacacacacacacgtcaacacacacaggaaacacacgtcaacacacacaggaaacacacgtcaacactcacacacacacacgctgcacacaggaaacacatcaacacacacacacacctgctggtGAAGAAGGCGGGGACAGGGAAGGCGGGGTCATGGCAGTCGATGAAGACATTCTGGATGAAgaggtttgattgacagctgtgctgttgtcatggagacacaAAACAAGGTCAACACATGCTAACGCGCTAACAGGAGccgatgatgtcatcaggactCACGTTGAAGAAGCGGCTCACGTTTCCTTCTCTGCTGGCGTCCAGGAAGTAAACATGGTCCGGCGCCGCCACTCGCTTCACGGCGCGCTTCCACGGGTCACTTCCGTCACCTCCGTCCGCCATGATAGTGCTGATGTGACCTGAAGGTGGCGCTGGTGCAGCCAGTCCCAGTGTCTGAGGAGAGAGAACGTGTTTCAGACGCGTGGACGAAGAAAAGCCCACGTGATCACGTGACCGCGACCTCTGACCTGCGCGCCGCCGTCGCTCGGCCTCTGGATCACTGGGACGTGCAGGGGTGGCGAGGTGGGCGGGGTCTCCACCAGGTTGCTCCGGGCCTCCAGGACGGGCGGAGCCAGCCACTCGGTGACGACCTCCACCTCGTCGTCGGACGGCAGGTCGCAGCGCACCAGTTTGGGGGGCGGGGGCTCGGCGGGCGCCGCCACACGCTGCAGGATCAAACCTGAACATCACAACTGTCAGTCACATGTGATATCATCGTCATCATGTGACGCACACCTCGTCCTCACCTGCGTAGATGCACACGAAGGTGCCACGCTCCAGGTCGTCACGGCAACGCACTCCCCAGCCACGGTCCAAGGTCTGGAAAACCTGGAGGCGGACTCTGATTCCACGCTGGACCAGACGGTTCTGACAACGAGCGCGGTCGCAACCGCACCACGGAccacattcatacacactgacacacagacacacacacagacacgctacttaaaccgtggcgaggcgaggagagccggtggaaatgcgccattacaGTCCTGGTGATTTACATGACagagccaccagggggagctgcAGAGTCCAGGATGACAGACAGAAGACTCACCCTGAGGGGACGGGCTGGGTCAGCCTGTGGTGGGCGTAGTGGCACCCTCCTCTGGTCAGTGCGGCGCAGGCGCAGCGGCGTGGGTCGCCGCAGCCGTCGGTGCAGTCGCAGCAGGCGTTGAACAGCAGGGGGCCTCGGCTCAAGAAGCAGCCGTGAGGCCAGCGGTCTCTACGGTAACGGAAGTCGGCGGGCAGAGCGCCGCCGTCGCCCGGGCACAGCTCCACTGGCGTCGGCTCCGCACCACGGCTCAGGTCCAGCTCTGGACGCCGCGGGCCCGCTGGCGTGGGCGGGTCCAACTGCACCATGGGGTTAAAGGTGAAGAAGTccacctgcagggggcgcaCAGATCgcggttagcttagcattagctccaGGAGAAGAACGTCACGGCGACGCATCACCTGCAGAACGTCGTACGTTTCCGTCCCCAACAGGAACTGCATCACGTCATCATGGTTACAGAGGTTCTTTCCACACGGTGCTCGGTAAACAACATCTTCCAGAAGCGTAGGCTCCGCCCCTCCGCCACGAGGCGACGGCAGCGGGGTGGCGCTCAGTCTGGTGAAGCCGCAGAGCAGCGGCACCATCAGAGGGTTCTGACCCCAGAACGGAGGCGTGGACTGAGGCATGCTGGGTAAACTGGGCAGGCAGGTCTGgagcgacaacaacaacatgaaccCAGGGTCGTTTTATTAGGAACAGTGGAGCAGTCGGGGGCGGTACCTTGCTGCATGTGTGGGCGGCGACCAGTGGAGGCAGcggctgctgctgtctgtctgcagggggcgctgctggaccactctcaccattagaggCAGTAGGGGGGGGACTGTCGTAGAGGAGTCAGGTTGCAGCTCATCTGTgcaggaagacaaaaaaacatcacactttGTCCACAGTTGtccactaaccctaacccagaataAAAGCCTAAAACGAACTTGCGCCGATGACCACCTGGACCACAGACTGGTCCTGAGCTGGGACAGACGGACACAGGTCCTGAGCCGGGACAGACGGACACAGGTCCTGAGCCGGGACAGACGGACACAGGTCCTGAGCCGGGACAGACGGACACAGGTCCAGACACTCGAGCAGCTTCAACGCCTGAACCAgctctgagggaaaaaaacacctcaGAACAGGAACcacctcttcatcatcatcatcagaggaggaggaggaagcagataAAGTGAACCTCAAACCTTTGTCTGTTGCTGTGTTCTTATTCAGGACTCGCTTCAGGTGGTCCAGGTACGAAGACACGGAGCTAAAGACCAGATCCAGGTCCTGCTCAGCCCAGAACCTCTGAGCCCGCTCTGAGGACAACAAAGAGACGAGTCACatgacaaataaatatgtattctgtAGATTTATAATATTTGcagtaaatcacagaaaatgactGATAATCCACATCAGACCAGGTCCAGGTTTATAAAAGTCTGATCAGAActaacattaaaacacagttacTTGCTTCTTAATTAATCCACATTAAACCAGACCCGCATCTAAACACGACCTGGGGAAACTGTAATCCGAATTCATTTAATTCCAAACTTCTTACCGACATCATGAGAATCTGACGCTTCTGTTTCCATCAGAGCGCAGCGTTAGCCTGCTAGCACTCAGCTAACTTAGCACAGGTACAAACAGAAGCagtatttggtttttttttaccgtttACGTTAATAAAACCGCGGTGAGCCGCGAGGACACCCACACGTACAAATAAACGAAACAAAGACGTTAATGTTTCGTTAACGTTCTCATGACATAAACCGGAGCTAATCCGCTGTGGGTGTAGCAGCTAACCACGTAGCTTCCTCCGGGCAGCTAACGGCTGTAGCTAACGGCTAACGCGCAAAGTTTCAAAAACACATCCTTTATAAATATAAcggtttcatttattttattgatccGTACAGTCCATGAAGTGATTTACGTGTTAGCAATGACATGTTCCGTCACGGCCGCCGTAGTTCTAGGAACATTAAAGCATGACCTGAGTTTTGTCTCACAGGCGCGTTTTTAACGAGACAAAAATGTGTATGAACCGTCGTCAGGTTTAACTTATCGATTATTAACAAGATAAACTAATTCACTGTGTTTCGTCTTTGACAATTATCTAAAAACAACACGTTAaagtgtcatgtttgtgtgtttagtgcCTGACAGTGACGCGGAGAGATTACACAGAGGTAAGATAAAAAGCGAAACAAAAACGGACCCCCGTCGACCACCGTACTGCCGCACCTGGTACGAAGTGCCAACAACTTCGCATTTATGATAATAAGTTGCttattaaagttaaaataacagCGTGACACAAACAACGCGCTACACAATCACTTGTTCGGAAACGCTTAAAGGCCGTTTCCGGGTTGAACGTGAGAGTTTTACGCTGAAAGTGCTGCTCGCGGTAACTTCCGGTGGTTTTATAATCGTGAGCTTACGAAAGCGTGAAAGGGTGAGAGAGTTATTTAAGAAGAGAAGAGGACGGAGTCAATGACAGGTGCGATCACTTTAATTCACCTTTTAAcaccaatgaatgaatgaatgagtgaatgaatgagtggatgAACTCTGGTGAATGAGTGATCAgatgcagtgacacaaactgaagtgAACATGAAGCTAAGAGTTAAAAAATGACAcgttatttataaaaataactgGTTGTAATGTGTGTCCTCTGCCACCAGATGTCCCTGTGTCCATTAaaccagacacaaacaaacactgttgtcCCTCCTCGTCCTCAGGGGACATGTCTCAGGTGCGCCGGGCGGTGAGTGAAGCTCTGTGGACGATGTGTGCAGCTGACTCCATGTCCATGCCTGTCCACTGGTACTACGACGTCCAGGACATCAGGACAGACTTCAGAGGCTGGATATCAGGGTTCAACTCCCCCAGAGAGAGACATCCGTCCAGCATCCTCAGTCTGTCCAACACCGGTATGTAAACATGTCCAATAACCTGTCCAACACTGGTCTCCAGCTCACCTGTGAGTGGTATGTAGCTAACGTGTCCTCGTTGTCTCACGTTGTCTCTCGGAGCAGCTGGTAGTGGAAGAACCACATGGACGTCTGGACAAAAGCGCCCCCCTGTGGTCGGCAGCGTCATCCTCCACGATAAACTGCACCTGTGGACAACGTCCAGTGGCTCCGTCCACTATCACCACGGTAACGCTGGTCACCAGCACGCGGTGAGCTTGTGggatttaaagggacagtcctTGAATGtggtctctctgtccctctggtGGCTTCAGGTCTTCAGGCGGGTGAAAACACCCTGAATGTCCTCTGTGCCCTCCGAGCTGCCCGGACGCTCGTCTGTGGCGGGTTCACCGATGTCTCTCAGCGAGACGCTCGAGCTGCCGTCCTGTCAGACTACGTCCACTTCCTGACCACGCCCCACAGCCACAGAGACACCTACGCCGAGTCCGTCCACCGCTCCTTCTTCTCAGACTGGCAGGACAGCAGACCCACCTCGCCCAGTCAAGTAAATCCAACGCACCCGTCACATGACCGCTGCTTCAGACTCCTGCTTCAcagtgtcctctctgtcctctgtgtgtccttgttGTCCTCAGGTGTTGACGTTTGCAGAGAAACGGTCCAAACTGAAGACGAGCTCCTCGTCCTCTGACAGTCAGCTGGACGCCATCGGTTGCCTTCCCATGATCCTCCCCTTCGTTCTCCTGTCAGCTTCGGCCAATGAGCAGCAGGCGGTGAGTTTGTCTCTCAGAGACGCAGCTGAGAAGTCCTCGTGGTCGTTGACGGGTGcgtcctctgtcctcaggtcAGTGCTGCAGTGGACTTTGTGAAGCTCACTCATCCTCACCCCAGAGTTCCTGAGTACGTCTCCATCTACAGCCGCGCGCTGCACGCCGTGCTAGGGGGCGCCGGCGTGCGCGAGCAGGCCGAGCGCGCTCTGAGGACACTGGATGTGTGGGACGTCTGTCAAAGCTACAGCCACACGGCCGCCAGGTACCGCTGTCCATCagcttttcacaataaaagcctgttGGACCCAAGGAAagacgtctgtgtgtgtctgaatgtgtgtgtgagagtgtgtgtgtgtctctgtgtgtgtgtgtgagagagtgtgtgtgtctgtgtgtgtgtctgtgtgcgtgcgtgcgtgtgtctgtgtgcgtgcgtgcgtgggtGTGGTTTACAGACGTGTGTCTCACGGTGAGATAAAGAAGTGACATCGATGTCGTAGAAACTTAAACTGACTTCCTGCAGACTTTTCAGAATAAGAGCCTGaggcagtgtgtttgtgtggcaggTGTGCTGCGCGGTCTGAGGACAAACTGCAGGTGCATCAGAGCGCCGTGAGCCGCCTCGGTCTGGCCTGCTACACCAAAGGTCAGAGGTGTGCTTTTGTtgtgaagcagcagaaatgtgaagtggttttattgtgaaagtctgacatgtgtgattgacaggtgcgCTGTGCAGCCTGTTCTTCCTTGCACACGAGTTTCACGACGACGTCGCAGCAGGAATCCTCACCAACACCAACTGTGGAGGTTTGTCTTCCTTTGTAAACGTAAAAGTTCACATCACAGCTGCTCATCCTGCTCGTCCTCCCCCTGCAGGTGAGAACTGTAACCGCGGGGCGGCGCTGGGAGCGCTGCTGGGAGCAGGCGGGGCCTTCACCGGGGGCGGCATCCCTCAGCGGTGGAAGGACGAGCTGAGAGACGCTCGGGACTTTGTCCCCGACATCCTGAAGAGGATGCCCCCTgcaggagagggggaggagtttcaacttcctgtttacaaacACAAGgaagtttaacatttaaatccCCAGAacaagagtgtgtgagtgtgtgtgatcctgtgaagtgtgtggATCCTCTGAAGTGTAGAACCTCGTGATCCTCTGAAGTGTTTTCTAATAAACTGCTCCAAAAATCACTCGATTCTTCTCCAtctgtgtttaaacataaaCTCTTTGTCATCACATGTGTGTAAACAGAGCAGATGTCTGTGATTCAGGACTCTGgactgtagagggcagcgttGAGACGTCTGTCTCCTGAGTGGACGGAGGACAGCGACgttaaaaagatgaaataactgtaaacaaatgtctcGAGTCTTTCACTTCGTCTCAAACCCGTCTCTGATTGGTGCGAGAAGGGATTGACTTCacaaagccccgcccacttccaacCAAAAAGTGACGTCTGGTGTGATAagcagccagagagagagagtggacacGCTGGAGGACATGTGCTGGACTTTGACCTTTGATCCCTTCAGAACAAACATGGCGTCTGTCAGTGGACAGACACGGCGTCTCTTTATCGTACAGATCCTCATCGCCTctctcccagcatgcactgggCTTCCTAAAGGTCAGTCCTCCATGTAGTATTCTTCttcatctgtcctctgtccatctgtcctctgtgtgaGACAACAGAATGTACAGTGTCCTCAGCATCCATGTGTCATGATTCAGGTGCTAGCATGCTAGTGCTCAACATCTGTTATCTGACTTTTAGCGCAGTTCTGGCCCCGCCTCCTTGAGACAGTGCcgctgttgcctagcaacagagctgcagcctgg
Above is a window of Solea senegalensis isolate Sse05_10M linkage group LG2, IFAPA_SoseM_1, whole genome shotgun sequence DNA encoding:
- the LOC122765308 gene encoding uncharacterized protein LOC122765308 isoform X1, yielding MTDVPVSIKPDTNKHCCPSSSSGDMSQVRRAVSEALWTMCAADSMSMPVHWYYDVQDIRTDFRGWISGFNSPRERHPSSILSLSNTAGSGRTTWTSGQKRPPVVGSVILHDKLHLWTTSSGSVHYHHGLQAGENTLNVLCALRAARTLVCGGFTDVSQRDARAAVLSDYVHFLTTPHSHRDTYAESVHRSFFSDWQDSRPTSPSQVLTFAEKRSKLKTSSSSSDSQLDAIGCLPMILPFVLLSASANEQQAVSAAVDFVKLTHPHPRVPEYVSIYSRALHAVLGGAGVREQAERALRTLDVWDVCQSYSHTAARCAARSEDKLQVHQSAVSRLGLACYTKGALCSLFFLAHEFHDDVAAGILTNTNCGGENCNRGAALGALLGAGGAFTGGGIPQRWKDELRDARDFVPDILKRMPPAGEGEEFQLPVYKHKEV
- the setdb2 gene encoding LOW QUALITY PROTEIN: histone-lysine N-methyltransferase SETDB2 (The sequence of the model RefSeq protein was modified relative to this genomic sequence to represent the inferred CDS: deleted 2 bases in 1 codon), whose amino-acid sequence is METEASDSHDVERAQRFWAEQDLDLVFSSVSSYLDHLKRVLNKNTATDKELVQALKLLECLDLCPSVPAQDLCPSVPAQDLCPSVPAQDLCPSVPAQDQSVVQVVIGANELQPDSSTTVPPTASNGESGPAAPPADRQQQPLPPLVAAHTCSKTCLPSLPSMPQSTPPFWGQNPLMVPLLCGFTRLSATPLPSPRGGGAEPTLLEDVVYRAPCGKNLCNHDDVMQFLLGTETYDVLQVDFFTFNPMVQLDPPTPAGPRRPELDLSRGAEPTPVELCPGDGGALPADFRYRRDRWPHGCFLSRGPLLFNACCDCTDGCGDPRRCACAALTRGGCHYAHHRLTQPVPSGVYECGPWCGCDRARCQNRLVQRGIRVRLQVFQTLDRGWGVRCRDDLERGTFVCIYAGLILQRVAAPAEPPPPKLVRCDLPSDDEVEVVTEWLAPPVLEARSNLVETPPTSPPLHVPVIQRPSDGGAQTLGLAAPAPPSGHISTIMADGGDGSDPWKRAVKRVAAPDHVYFLDASREGNVSRFFNHSCQSNLFIQNVFIDCHDPAFPVPAFFTSSVVKAGSELTWNYCDNALTSSLQKQEVACLCGSDDCRGNFIIKDNLCDMCEVKGHGATD
- the LOC122765308 gene encoding uncharacterized protein LOC122765308 isoform X2, encoding MTGDMSQVRRAVSEALWTMCAADSMSMPVHWYYDVQDIRTDFRGWISGFNSPRERHPSSILSLSNTAGSGRTTWTSGQKRPPVVGSVILHDKLHLWTTSSGSVHYHHGLQAGENTLNVLCALRAARTLVCGGFTDVSQRDARAAVLSDYVHFLTTPHSHRDTYAESVHRSFFSDWQDSRPTSPSQVLTFAEKRSKLKTSSSSSDSQLDAIGCLPMILPFVLLSASANEQQAVSAAVDFVKLTHPHPRVPEYVSIYSRALHAVLGGAGVREQAERALRTLDVWDVCQSYSHTAARCAARSEDKLQVHQSAVSRLGLACYTKGALCSLFFLAHEFHDDVAAGILTNTNCGGENCNRGAALGALLGAGGAFTGGGIPQRWKDELRDARDFVPDILKRMPPAGEGEEFQLPVYKHKEV
- the creg1 gene encoding protein CREG1 isoform X1 gives rise to the protein MSAAVRPVTSLLLGLLWASSASASEFSRLRIPPHEQVARVARFISHRCDWASMATISSHEQVAGQPFSNAFSVSDGPLGSSSGVPYMYLTRMEVSVQDLEVNPSASLSMSLAQTDYCRQHRFDPQSPLCARVILSGSVMQVNGTEAEFAKKSLFSRHPEMIDWPTDHNWFFSKFNITQVWVLDYFGGVKIVTPGEYFQASPYRKYL
- the creg1 gene encoding protein CREG1 isoform X2 — encoded protein: MSAAVRPVTSLLLGLLWASSASASEFSRLRIPPHEQVARVARFISHRCDWASMATISSHEQVAGQPFSNAFSVSDGPLGSSSGVPYMYLTRMEVSVQDLEVNGTEAEFAKKSLFSRHPEMIDWPTDHNWFFSKFNITQVWVLDYFGGVKIVTPGEYFQASPYRKYL